The proteins below are encoded in one region of Micromonospora pisi:
- a CDS encoding IS701 family transposase encodes MLLGPVRAGGAASCGAAEFVTGLLSNLEVKTCWHDRQRCQVAGVPDEIEFATRSELAADMITAALDAGVPAGWAAADEAYGNSAAFRVHLREHRLGYVLAVSRSHLIPLDGGKSRIRADRVAAELPASTWQRRSAGAGSKGPRSYDWAWLDDVCADADPDDGGHHSLLIRRNTTTGELAFYRCWAPRPATLAQLVRVAGIRWTVEELPGGQGPGRPGSVPNPPLVLLAPVHRPRLGRPRRPCDLRCRRCRR; translated from the coding sequence ATGCTTCTCGGGCCGGTTCGGGCGGGTGGAGCCGCGTCGTGCGGCGCGGCAGAGTTCGTGACGGGGCTGCTGTCCAATCTTGAGGTCAAGACGTGCTGGCACGACCGGCAGCGGTGCCAGGTCGCCGGTGTGCCCGACGAGATCGAGTTCGCCACCCGGTCAGAGCTGGCCGCCGACATGATCACCGCCGCCCTCGACGCCGGCGTGCCGGCGGGGTGGGCAGCCGCAGACGAGGCCTACGGCAACAGCGCTGCCTTCCGCGTCCACCTGCGCGAACACAGGCTCGGCTACGTCCTCGCCGTGTCCCGCAGCCATCTGATCCCGCTCGACGGCGGCAAAAGCCGGATACGCGCCGACCGGGTAGCCGCAGAACTTCCGGCGTCGACCTGGCAGCGCCGCAGCGCTGGCGCAGGATCCAAAGGCCCCCGCTCCTACGACTGGGCCTGGCTCGACGACGTGTGCGCCGACGCCGACCCCGACGACGGAGGCCACCACAGCCTGCTAATCCGCCGCAACACCACCACCGGGGAACTGGCCTTCTACCGCTGCTGGGCCCCGCGCCCGGCTACCCTCGCTCAACTCGTCCGCGTCGCCGGCATCCGATGGACCGTCGAGGAGCTTCCAGGCGGCCAAGGGCCAGGTCGGCCTGGATCAGTACCAAATCCGCCGCTGGTACTCCTGGCGCCGGTTCACCGCCCTCGCCTTGGCCGCCCTCGCCGTCCTTGCGATCTTCGCTGCCGACGCTGTCGACGATGA
- a CDS encoding Pls/PosA family non-ribosomal peptide synthetase, which produces MRGYLAGVDDRTETPSALIGPVEAPSSGQVEAPASDPVEAPLPGVVAPTIAPDRPLAVYPAQTAPTTRTLLDILSQTARRHPHAPAVDDGDTLLSYRDLEARVDELRERMVLAGIGVGDRVGVRAPSGTVGLYVSILAVLAAGAAYVPVDADDPDERAELVFTEADVCAVVGPDATLVPRHAPGGEARRPGPDDDAWIIFTSGSTGRPKGVAVTHRAAAAFVDAEAGLFLLDEPIGPGDRVLAGLSVAFDASCEEMWLAWRHGACLVAAPRSLVRTGTDLGPWLVEQRITIVSTVPTLATLWPVEALDNVRLLIFGGEACPPELVERLAVEDREVWNTYGPTEATVVACAARLTGEGPVRIGLPLDGWELAVVDARGELVPMGEVGELVIGGVGLARYLDVAKDAEKFTSLPALDWPRAYRSGDLVRAEPEGLLFVGRADEQVKLGGRRIELGEVDAALQALPGVAGAAAAVRVARHGNQLLVGYVVPAAGEGFDKATAVERLRAVLPAALVPLIATVEVLPTRTSGKVDRAALPWPLPELEATATVHRLEGTEAWLAECWGEILGVTPGGPDDDFFAGGGSSLSAAQLLTLLRDRYPGASVSDVYQHPTLRALARRLDEFRVAEAVTRTVRPTPRRAGLVQTLLMLPLFGVVGLRWIVALATINGVLALSGSYPWAPTVSWWWILVGWLLVVSPPGRIAIAAGGARLLLSRLRPGSYPRGGGVHLRLWAAERLATASGATNLAGVWNTYYARALGVKIASAVDLHSMPPVTGMLRLGQGAAIEPEVDLSGYWVDGDLVHIGRIRIDADAKVGARSTLMPGARIGKRAEVAPGSCVLGSVPAGQRWAGVPATRSGKAARRWPQRRPDRAGRWTLAYGLTSLGLGFLPMIAAVPGLLTLGWFLRGATTLQSALVRALIGVPLATVLGMATYALLILLFVRVLSIGLRAGYHPVHSRVAWQAWATERLMNLARVGLFPLYASLFTPVWLRALGMRVGRRVEASTVLALPAMTTIGDGAFLADDTMVASYELGGGWLRLGAARVGKRAFLGNSGMTAPGRAVPKRGLVGVLSATPKGAKAGSSYLGMPPMKLPRTVKQGDQSRTFEPPARLMVARAAVELCRVIPVMCTVALAVVTLAAFEALTAGYGYVVALVASGALLLAAGLAAGVVAALAKWLLVGAFRVRERPLWSGFVWRNELADTFVEVLAVPWLAGAVGGTPLMNLWLRALGARIGRGVWCETYWLPETDLIRIGDGASVNRGCVVQTHLFHDRIMRMDRVTLREGSTLGPHGIVLPGATVGEHATIGPASLVMAGETVPGGSRWLGNPITAWPAGRTRRG; this is translated from the coding sequence ATGCGCGGGTACCTGGCAGGCGTCGATGATCGGACCGAGACCCCAAGCGCCCTGATCGGCCCGGTCGAGGCACCCTCCTCCGGCCAGGTCGAGGCGCCTGCCTCCGACCCGGTCGAGGCGCCCCTCCCAGGAGTCGTCGCACCGACCATCGCACCTGACAGGCCGCTCGCGGTGTACCCCGCGCAGACCGCACCGACCACGCGTACGTTGCTCGACATCCTCAGCCAGACCGCACGTCGACATCCGCACGCGCCGGCCGTCGACGACGGGGACACGCTGCTGAGCTACCGGGATCTCGAGGCTCGCGTCGACGAGTTGCGTGAACGGATGGTGCTGGCCGGGATCGGGGTAGGGGACCGGGTCGGCGTACGCGCCCCCTCGGGCACCGTCGGCCTGTACGTCTCGATCCTCGCCGTGCTGGCCGCTGGTGCGGCGTACGTGCCGGTGGACGCGGACGACCCGGACGAACGGGCCGAGCTGGTGTTCACCGAGGCGGACGTGTGCGCCGTCGTCGGCCCGGACGCGACACTCGTCCCGCGCCACGCGCCCGGCGGCGAGGCACGGCGACCCGGTCCCGACGACGACGCGTGGATCATCTTCACCTCCGGATCGACGGGGCGGCCGAAGGGCGTCGCGGTAACCCACCGCGCCGCGGCCGCGTTCGTTGACGCCGAGGCGGGACTCTTCCTGCTCGACGAGCCGATCGGGCCCGGTGACCGGGTACTCGCCGGGCTCTCCGTCGCGTTCGACGCATCCTGTGAGGAGATGTGGCTGGCGTGGCGGCACGGTGCGTGCCTGGTCGCCGCGCCGCGTTCGCTGGTGCGTACGGGGACGGATCTCGGACCCTGGCTGGTCGAGCAGCGGATCACCATTGTGTCCACAGTTCCGACGCTCGCCACCCTGTGGCCGGTCGAGGCTCTCGACAACGTACGGCTGCTCATCTTCGGCGGCGAGGCGTGCCCGCCGGAGCTTGTCGAGCGGCTGGCCGTCGAGGACCGCGAGGTCTGGAACACGTACGGGCCCACGGAAGCCACCGTGGTCGCCTGCGCCGCCCGGCTGACCGGCGAGGGCCCGGTCCGCATCGGGTTGCCGCTCGACGGCTGGGAGCTCGCGGTCGTGGACGCCCGGGGCGAGCTGGTCCCCATGGGCGAGGTCGGCGAACTGGTCATCGGGGGAGTCGGGCTGGCCCGCTACCTGGACGTGGCCAAGGACGCGGAGAAGTTCACCTCGCTACCGGCACTGGACTGGCCGCGCGCGTACCGCAGCGGTGACCTCGTCCGTGCCGAACCCGAGGGGCTGCTGTTCGTCGGCCGGGCCGACGAACAGGTCAAGCTGGGCGGGCGTCGGATAGAACTGGGTGAGGTCGACGCCGCGTTGCAGGCGCTGCCGGGTGTCGCCGGAGCGGCGGCCGCGGTACGCGTGGCGCGGCACGGCAACCAGCTCCTGGTGGGGTACGTCGTGCCGGCGGCGGGGGAGGGCTTCGACAAGGCGACGGCGGTGGAGCGGCTGCGTGCCGTGTTGCCGGCCGCGTTGGTTCCGCTGATCGCCACGGTCGAGGTCCTGCCCACACGGACGTCAGGCAAGGTGGACCGCGCCGCGTTGCCGTGGCCGCTGCCGGAACTGGAGGCGACCGCGACCGTCCACCGGCTGGAAGGTACCGAGGCCTGGTTGGCCGAGTGCTGGGGCGAGATCCTCGGCGTCACGCCGGGCGGCCCGGACGACGACTTCTTCGCCGGTGGCGGCTCCAGTCTGAGCGCCGCGCAGCTGCTCACGTTGCTCCGGGACCGTTACCCCGGTGCGTCGGTGAGTGACGTGTACCAGCATCCGACGCTGCGCGCACTGGCGCGCAGGCTCGACGAGTTCCGGGTCGCCGAGGCGGTCACCCGCACGGTCCGTCCGACGCCGAGACGTGCCGGTCTCGTGCAGACCCTCCTGATGCTGCCGCTCTTCGGCGTGGTCGGGCTGCGCTGGATCGTGGCCCTGGCGACGATCAACGGCGTGCTCGCCCTCTCCGGGTCGTACCCGTGGGCACCAACGGTGTCCTGGTGGTGGATTCTGGTCGGCTGGCTGCTGGTCGTCAGCCCGCCCGGCCGGATCGCGATCGCGGCCGGCGGCGCCCGACTGCTGCTGTCTCGTCTGCGACCAGGCAGCTACCCGCGTGGCGGTGGCGTCCACCTGCGACTCTGGGCCGCCGAGCGGCTCGCGACGGCGAGCGGCGCGACCAACCTCGCCGGCGTGTGGAACACCTACTACGCCCGCGCGCTCGGCGTGAAGATCGCCTCCGCTGTCGACCTGCACTCCATGCCACCGGTGACCGGCATGCTCCGCCTGGGCCAGGGGGCGGCGATTGAGCCGGAGGTCGACCTTTCCGGCTACTGGGTCGACGGTGACCTCGTTCATATTGGCCGGATCCGGATCGATGCCGATGCGAAGGTCGGCGCCCGCAGCACCCTGATGCCTGGCGCGCGGATCGGCAAGCGGGCCGAGGTCGCGCCCGGGTCGTGCGTGCTGGGCTCGGTGCCCGCTGGGCAGCGCTGGGCGGGTGTCCCGGCGACCCGGTCCGGCAAGGCGGCACGCCGTTGGCCGCAGCGCCGCCCCGATCGGGCCGGCCGGTGGACCCTGGCGTACGGGCTGACCTCGCTCGGGCTCGGCTTCCTCCCCATGATCGCGGCGGTACCGGGGCTGCTCACGCTCGGTTGGTTCCTGCGCGGTGCCACCACCCTCCAGAGCGCCCTTGTTCGGGCGCTGATCGGCGTACCGCTCGCCACCGTGCTGGGGATGGCCACGTACGCACTGCTCATCCTGCTCTTCGTACGGGTGCTCAGCATCGGTCTGCGTGCCGGCTACCACCCCGTACACAGCCGGGTCGCGTGGCAGGCGTGGGCGACCGAGCGACTGATGAACCTGGCCCGGGTCGGCCTGTTCCCGCTGTACGCCAGCCTGTTCACCCCGGTCTGGCTGCGTGCGCTGGGTATGCGGGTCGGGCGCCGGGTCGAGGCGTCGACCGTGCTCGCGCTGCCCGCGATGACCACCATCGGTGATGGCGCCTTCCTCGCCGACGACACCATGGTCGCCTCCTACGAGCTGGGTGGGGGTTGGCTGCGTCTCGGCGCCGCCCGTGTCGGCAAGCGGGCGTTTCTCGGCAACTCGGGCATGACCGCGCCCGGCCGTGCCGTGCCCAAGCGAGGGCTGGTCGGCGTGCTGTCCGCCACGCCGAAGGGGGCCAAGGCGGGCAGCTCGTACCTCGGGATGCCGCCGATGAAACTGCCGCGCACGGTGAAGCAGGGTGACCAGAGCCGGACGTTCGAGCCGCCGGCGCGGCTGATGGTGGCGCGTGCCGCCGTCGAACTGTGCCGGGTCATCCCGGTCATGTGTACGGTGGCGCTCGCCGTCGTGACCCTCGCCGCGTTCGAGGCGCTCACTGCCGGCTACGGGTACGTCGTCGCACTCGTCGCCAGCGGCGCGTTGCTGCTCGCCGCCGGCCTCGCCGCCGGTGTTGTCGCCGCCTTGGCGAAGTGGCTGCTGGTGGGTGCTTTCCGGGTACGGGAGCGCCCGCTGTGGAGCGGCTTCGTGTGGCGCAACGAGCTTGCCGACACCTTCGTCGAGGTCCTCGCCGTGCCGTGGCTCGCCGGTGCGGTCGGCGGCACACCGCTGATGAATCTCTGGTTGCGCGCCCTCGGTGCGCGGATCGGGCGCGGGGTGTGGTGCGAGACCTACTGGTTGCCGGAGACGGATCTGATCAGGATCGGTGACGGTGCCTCCGTCAACCGCGGCTGCGTCGTGCAGACCCACCTGTTCCATGATCGGATCATGCGCATGGATCGGGTGACTCTCAGGGAGGGCTCGACGCTCGGCCCGCACGGGATCGTGCTGCCCGGCGCGACGGTGGGGGAGCACGCCACGATCGGGCCGGCGTCGCTCGTCATGGCTGGTGAGACGGTGCCGGGCGGAAGCCGTTGGCTGGGCAACCCGATCACCGCCTGGCCGGCGGGCAGGACCCGCCGGGGATGA
- a CDS encoding MOSC domain-containing protein — protein MRVASIHTYPVKGCRRVDRDTARVEPWGLDGDRRWLIVDEHGLGLTQRQHRELVTMRAVSRPGGLTLDAPGLTTLDLAEPTGGEAIQVRVFRGRAPTPVRAAGPEADDWLTRLLGRTARLVWLGDPTGNRVPWPVPAGSGAELSFADGSPLLLANTASLDAFNDWLLESGSAEGPLPMIQFRPNLVVSGAVPWAEGDWVGRRIRIGGAVFHGTSECGRCLVATIDQETGERGREPLWMLAARRKVDQKLLFGLQMTVRAEPGGPSPEVSVGDTVEVLD, from the coding sequence ATGCGAGTCGCATCGATTCACACGTACCCGGTGAAGGGGTGCCGCCGGGTGGACCGCGACACGGCGCGGGTCGAGCCGTGGGGCCTGGACGGCGACCGACGCTGGCTGATCGTGGACGAGCACGGGCTCGGCCTGACCCAGCGCCAGCACCGGGAACTGGTAACGATGCGGGCGGTGTCCCGGCCGGGCGGGCTGACCCTGGACGCGCCGGGGCTGACCACGCTCGACCTGGCCGAACCGACCGGCGGCGAGGCGATCCAGGTCCGGGTGTTCCGGGGGCGGGCCCCCACCCCGGTTCGCGCCGCCGGCCCCGAGGCGGACGACTGGCTCACCCGGCTGTTGGGGCGCACCGCCCGGCTGGTCTGGCTCGGTGACCCCACCGGTAACCGCGTTCCCTGGCCGGTTCCGGCCGGCTCGGGCGCCGAGCTGAGCTTCGCCGACGGCAGTCCGCTGCTGCTGGCCAACACCGCGTCGTTGGACGCGTTCAACGACTGGCTACTGGAGTCGGGCAGCGCCGAAGGGCCGCTGCCGATGATCCAGTTCCGCCCCAATCTGGTGGTCAGCGGTGCCGTGCCGTGGGCCGAGGGCGACTGGGTCGGCCGGCGGATCAGGATCGGCGGGGCCGTGTTTCACGGCACCAGCGAGTGTGGCCGCTGTCTGGTCGCGACGATCGACCAGGAGACCGGGGAACGAGGACGGGAACCGCTGTGGATGCTCGCCGCACGGCGAAAGGTCGACCAGAAGCTTCTCTTCGGTCTCCAGATGACGGTGCGGGCCGAACCGGGCGGACCCTCCCCTGAAGTCAGCGTCGGGGACACGGTGGAGGTGCTGGACTGA
- a CDS encoding IPT/TIG domain-containing protein has translation MRPVRWNTSTALVILAAAGAAMLGPASPALAAPGDASATGFSARLFADVAGDPAFSARATIGSVTAPPGGGTDSDTLAIILPGAVGARGTVSVNASRDPGISYASSTVEDFTLNILGTSGTNITATEISADVTCPAVGTQTADTVLNGLTLFGTPVNLVPNTPGVNGSTWYGFSGLEEGELHITLTSTETVTVTGAIATAVFATVSITGKISGFPIEVDAGSVTLASATCERALAAAAPTAVSITPNSGPQSGGQQVTITGTNFVIGDTNVAFDGTPATNVVVAPGGTSLTTTTPSGAVGPGSVLVSTSSGAAAPLAYTYIADGSATSVTNLTPVSGPTAGGTLVTITGTGFQGATGVTFGEIPGTGFTVNPVGTTITVLTPTHDAGSVPVRLVFPAGSATAPNFIYGLATPAITDIDPEQGSASGGTTVTVTGSGFVPGHTIVTICARTIVASAVTVSPNNLSLTFVTPACTSGDTTVTVTTPAGTSDGVTFRYVYGGLPVTGTEVGTLLAIAAALIGAGAVALTLIRRRAPFSFTA, from the coding sequence GTGCGTCCTGTCCGGTGGAACACATCAACAGCACTGGTGATCCTCGCGGCCGCCGGTGCGGCGATGCTGGGACCGGCGTCCCCCGCCCTCGCGGCGCCCGGCGACGCGAGCGCCACGGGATTCTCGGCGCGACTCTTCGCCGACGTGGCCGGTGACCCGGCGTTCAGTGCGAGGGCCACGATCGGCTCGGTAACCGCGCCGCCCGGCGGCGGCACCGACTCCGACACGCTGGCGATCATCCTGCCCGGCGCGGTCGGTGCAAGAGGCACGGTGAGCGTCAACGCCTCCCGCGATCCGGGAATCTCGTACGCATCGTCCACCGTGGAAGACTTCACACTGAACATCCTCGGCACCAGCGGCACCAACATCACAGCCACCGAAATCTCCGCAGACGTGACCTGCCCAGCCGTCGGTACACAGACCGCCGACACTGTGCTGAACGGCCTGACTCTCTTCGGTACCCCGGTCAACCTGGTACCCAACACCCCAGGCGTGAACGGCAGCACCTGGTACGGCTTCAGCGGCCTGGAAGAGGGTGAACTCCACATCACGCTGACCAGCACCGAGACCGTCACCGTCACCGGTGCCATCGCGACCGCCGTATTCGCCACCGTCTCGATCACCGGCAAGATATCCGGCTTCCCAATCGAAGTCGACGCGGGTAGCGTGACTCTCGCCTCGGCGACATGTGAGCGGGCACTGGCCGCCGCAGCTCCCACCGCCGTCTCCATCACCCCGAACTCCGGGCCGCAGTCGGGCGGGCAGCAGGTGACCATCACCGGCACCAACTTCGTCATCGGCGACACCAACGTCGCCTTCGACGGCACACCTGCGACCAACGTGGTCGTCGCGCCCGGCGGCACCTCGCTCACCACGACCACGCCATCAGGAGCGGTCGGACCGGGCTCGGTCTTGGTCAGTACCTCGAGTGGAGCGGCCGCGCCGCTGGCGTACACCTATATCGCCGACGGCAGCGCGACGAGCGTGACCAACCTGACCCCGGTCTCGGGCCCGACCGCCGGCGGCACGCTGGTCACCATCACCGGCACCGGCTTCCAAGGCGCGACCGGGGTGACCTTCGGCGAGATCCCGGGAACCGGCTTCACGGTAAACCCGGTCGGCACCACCATCACCGTTCTGACCCCGACCCACGACGCGGGTTCGGTCCCGGTCCGACTGGTCTTCCCCGCCGGATCCGCGACCGCGCCGAACTTCATCTACGGGCTCGCCACGCCCGCGATCACCGACATCGACCCGGAACAGGGCTCAGCCTCCGGCGGTACCACCGTCACGGTCACCGGCAGCGGCTTCGTGCCCGGCCACACCATCGTCACCATCTGCGCGCGGACCATCGTGGCCAGCGCGGTCACGGTCAGCCCGAACAACCTTTCGCTGACCTTCGTCACCCCAGCCTGTACCAGCGGGGACACCACGGTCACCGTCACCACCCCGGCTGGTACCTCGGATGGTGTCACCTTCCGGTACGTCTACGGTGGCCTGCCGGTCACGGGTACCGAGGTCGGCACCCTGCTCGCCATCGCGGCGGCGCTGATCGGTGCCGGTGCGGTCGCGCTGACGCTGATCCGCCGTCGGGCGCCGTTCTCCTTCACCGCCTGA
- a CDS encoding GNAT family N-acetyltransferase, with protein sequence MESSVELQWPTVADEQLRADVHRVLHAVAELGGAIGYAVPPSRTETDSWLDHVLMLVGAGDAALVLAVLDDRVVGTGLWRRGPKPIFAHYADLERVTAHPAGRGRGIGRLVTAALVDDARKAGIETLALGVRGNNHGAIELYEQLGFQEWGRLPNVIEVGAERFDDVRMFLELGRDPHVLLRGSSPGGPGWSPRRS encoded by the coding sequence ATGGAATCGAGCGTCGAGCTCCAATGGCCGACCGTCGCGGACGAGCAACTCCGCGCTGACGTGCACCGAGTGCTGCATGCGGTGGCCGAGCTCGGTGGCGCGATCGGATACGCGGTGCCTCCCAGCCGGACCGAGACGGATTCTTGGCTGGACCACGTGCTGATGCTGGTCGGTGCCGGCGACGCGGCGCTGGTACTGGCCGTGCTCGACGACCGGGTGGTTGGTACCGGCCTGTGGCGACGCGGCCCGAAGCCAATCTTCGCGCACTACGCAGATTTGGAAAGGGTGACCGCGCACCCGGCGGGGCGAGGTCGTGGGATCGGACGACTTGTCACCGCCGCCCTGGTCGACGACGCCCGCAAGGCCGGGATCGAGACCCTGGCGCTCGGCGTTCGCGGCAACAACCACGGTGCCATCGAGCTTTACGAGCAGCTCGGATTCCAGGAGTGGGGACGGCTGCCCAACGTCATCGAGGTGGGCGCCGAACGTTTTGACGACGTCCGGATGTTCCTGGAACTCGGCCGCGATCCGCACGTGTTACTGCGTGGCTCGTCTCCGGGCGGCCCCGGGTGGTCACCGCGTCGGTCCTAG
- a CDS encoding expansin EXLX1 family cellulose-binding protein, whose translation MTAPGTDPENDTPAGDSGTHRSNRRIRHWLAGAGVTALAAVLGITLALRSGAAPACAAPPTGNTVHKGKATFYDSAGSGGNCSFPSPPADRLYVALGPSEYAGAAACGGYLEVSGPKGKVRVVVMDQCAGCAPGHIDLSDEAFARIADRAQGVVPVTYRAVMSPPLDGGLTFRMKDGASQWWFAVQVGNHGNPLRSVEAKGPGGSFRAAARQNYNYWIIEGGLGPGPYSIRVTDVYGRQATATNIRMLAEQVQRSTASLAGPGTPAGTARTSSSSPSARPTPTASPAPTVTIPPSPTPAEVIAPATTLEALAGAAPLGTPRC comes from the coding sequence GTGACTGCACCAGGCACGGACCCCGAGAACGACACCCCGGCCGGCGACAGCGGCACGCACCGGTCGAATCGGCGGATCAGACACTGGCTGGCCGGCGCCGGGGTCACCGCCCTGGCCGCCGTACTCGGCATCACTCTCGCCTTACGCTCCGGCGCCGCCCCGGCCTGCGCCGCACCACCGACGGGCAACACCGTCCACAAGGGAAAGGCCACGTTCTACGACTCGGCCGGCTCGGGCGGCAACTGCTCCTTTCCGAGCCCCCCGGCGGACCGGCTCTATGTGGCACTCGGCCCGTCGGAGTACGCCGGGGCGGCGGCCTGCGGCGGTTACCTGGAGGTGAGCGGCCCGAAGGGCAAGGTCCGGGTCGTGGTCATGGACCAGTGCGCCGGATGCGCGCCCGGCCACATCGACCTCTCTGACGAGGCGTTCGCCCGGATCGCCGACCGGGCGCAGGGCGTGGTGCCGGTGACGTACCGGGCGGTGATGAGCCCGCCGCTCGACGGAGGTCTCACCTTCCGGATGAAGGACGGCGCCTCGCAGTGGTGGTTCGCGGTGCAGGTGGGCAATCACGGCAACCCGCTCCGCTCGGTCGAGGCGAAGGGGCCGGGCGGCAGCTTCCGCGCGGCGGCTCGCCAGAACTACAACTACTGGATCATCGAGGGCGGGCTGGGCCCCGGGCCCTACAGCATCAGGGTCACCGACGTGTACGGGCGCCAGGCAACCGCCACCAACATCCGGATGCTCGCGGAGCAGGTCCAACGCAGCACGGCCTCCCTCGCCGGCCCCGGTACCCCGGCCGGCACCGCCCGTACGTCCAGCAGTTCGCCCTCGGCCCGGCCGACCCCCACGGCGAGCCCTGCCCCGACCGTCACCATCCCACCCTCGCCGACCCCGGCGGAGGTGATCGCCCCGGCGACGACCCTGGAAGCCCTCGCCGGTGCCGCCCCGCTCGGCACCCCCCGCTGCTGA